Proteins encoded by one window of Vibrio panuliri:
- a CDS encoding DUF2835 domain-containing protein yields the protein MNQYYFTLNIPYQTFVAHYSGAASSVLVVTDNGIRIQLPAIRFRPFLSQIGLKGRFRLITDQNNKFVKLEVL from the coding sequence ATGAACCAGTACTATTTTACCCTTAATATTCCCTACCAAACATTTGTTGCTCATTATAGTGGCGCGGCAAGCAGTGTGTTGGTTGTGACTGATAATGGCATCCGCATTCAATTACCTGCGATTCGCTTTCGCCCATTTTTAAGTCAGATCGGATTGAAGGGTCGCTTTCGTTTGATAACTGACCAAAATAACAAGTTTGTTAAGTTAGAAGTTCTGTGA
- a CDS encoding ABC transporter ATP-binding protein, giving the protein MTENNNTISRSWLISQVKIHKSKLIVANVIAIVATLVSVPIPLLLPLMVDEVLLNQPAKGLELMNSVLPTSSQTPTGYILFALLLVVIMRTVGQALNILQSRQFTLVSKTITYQMRSKMIDKLGKISIRQYETRGSGGINAHLITDIETIDQFIGSTLSKFIISLLTVIGTAIVLLWIDWRLGLFILLVNPIVIYFSRLLGSRVKHLKKRENQSFERFQNRLVETLDGIYQLRAANREREFLNELKLNANQVRLDADKYAWQSEAAGRVSFLLFLLGFELFRAVAMLMVMFSDLTIGQIFAVFGYLWFMLSPVQELLGIQFSWYSAKAALSRINTLLDLEEEYRPVSKINPFDDDREVDVSIENVTFSYNDESQVLKQLNLHIPAGKKVALVGASGGGKSTLIQLLIGVYRPDSGLIKYNHHTTDDISFDVIRDQIAVVLQQPILFNDSLRHNLTLGSHYSDQQLWQALDIAQMQDVIAQLGQGLETQIGRNGIRLSGGQRQRLAIARMVLSNPKFVILDEATSALDTATEAALHRALTEFLNGRTTLIVAHRLSAVKQADIIYVLEDGQVTQTGTHGELVEQQGLYQTLYGAVQSHG; this is encoded by the coding sequence ATGACCGAAAACAACAACACTATTAGCCGTTCTTGGCTGATTTCACAAGTAAAGATACATAAGTCAAAACTAATCGTCGCCAATGTTATCGCTATTGTTGCTACCTTGGTCAGCGTGCCGATCCCGCTACTTTTACCGCTGATGGTTGATGAAGTACTGCTTAATCAACCAGCCAAAGGCTTAGAGCTAATGAACAGCGTGTTGCCTACGTCAAGTCAAACGCCCACCGGTTACATCCTATTCGCGTTATTGCTGGTGGTGATAATGCGTACCGTTGGTCAAGCACTCAACATTCTGCAAAGCCGCCAGTTTACGTTGGTTTCTAAAACGATTACCTACCAAATGCGCAGCAAGATGATCGATAAGCTGGGCAAAATTAGCATTCGTCAGTATGAAACGAGAGGCAGCGGAGGGATAAATGCCCACCTGATCACCGACATCGAAACGATTGATCAATTTATTGGTTCTACCTTGAGCAAATTTATCATTAGTTTACTCACGGTCATCGGCACTGCGATCGTATTGTTGTGGATTGACTGGCGTCTCGGTCTGTTCATCTTACTGGTCAACCCCATCGTGATTTACTTTTCTCGTTTACTCGGTAGCCGAGTCAAGCATCTTAAAAAACGCGAAAACCAATCCTTTGAACGCTTTCAGAATCGCTTAGTCGAAACGCTAGATGGTATCTATCAACTGCGCGCCGCCAATCGCGAGCGCGAATTCCTCAATGAGTTAAAGCTCAATGCCAATCAAGTCCGTTTAGATGCTGACAAGTATGCTTGGCAATCAGAAGCCGCTGGTCGAGTCTCATTTTTACTGTTTTTACTCGGCTTTGAACTGTTTCGTGCCGTGGCGATGTTAATGGTGATGTTCAGCGATTTAACCATAGGGCAAATCTTCGCTGTGTTCGGTTACCTGTGGTTTATGTTGTCACCAGTACAAGAGCTATTGGGTATTCAGTTTTCTTGGTACAGCGCAAAAGCCGCGTTGAGCCGAATCAATACCCTACTCGACCTTGAGGAAGAATATCGTCCGGTCAGTAAAATCAATCCGTTTGATGATGACCGTGAAGTCGATGTCAGTATCGAAAATGTAACCTTCTCTTATAACGATGAGAGCCAAGTGCTCAAACAACTGAACCTACATATACCGGCGGGAAAAAAGGTGGCGCTTGTTGGTGCAAGCGGTGGCGGGAAATCGACCCTCATTCAGTTGCTCATTGGGGTTTATCGCCCTGACTCAGGGTTGATAAAATATAACCACCACACCACAGACGATATCAGTTTCGACGTTATTCGTGATCAAATAGCGGTGGTTTTACAGCAACCTATACTATTTAACGATAGCTTGAGGCATAATCTGACCCTCGGCAGCCATTATAGCGATCAACAGTTGTGGCAAGCGCTTGATATCGCCCAAATGCAAGATGTCATCGCCCAACTTGGTCAAGGGCTAGAGACACAAATTGGCCGCAACGGCATTCGTTTATCTGGAGGCCAAAGACAGCGTCTCGCCATTGCGCGTATGGTGCTGAGTAATCCAAAGTTTGTCATTTTGGATGAAGCGACATCGGCACTCGATACTGCGACAGAAGCAGCATTGCATCGGGCATTGACTGAGTTTTTAAATGGTCGTACGACATTAATCGTTGCTCATCGCTTATCTGCCGTAAAACAAGCAGACATTATTTATGTTTTAGAAGATGGTCAGGTGACCCAAACAGGGACTCATGGAGAGTTAGTTGAACAACAAGGCCTTTATCAAACCCTCTACGGCGCCGTGCAATCGCACGGCTAG
- the proQ gene encoding RNA chaperone ProQ, producing the protein MENTEKLKNSKEVIAYIAECFPKCFTLEGEAKPLKIGIFQDLADRLSDDPKVSKTQLRAALRQYTSSWRYLHGVKPGAVRVDLDGNPAGELDEEHVEHAKTALAESKAKVQARRKEQGKKTREEGKAKTAKPAGKKPQQARRPQAKSAPKAAKPVETRPLNADEVKVGNAVNVNMGKGNMAATIVEINKEDVRVQLSNGLQMVVKAEHLRA; encoded by the coding sequence ATGGAAAACACTGAAAAGTTAAAAAACAGCAAAGAAGTTATTGCATACATTGCTGAATGTTTCCCTAAGTGCTTTACTTTAGAAGGTGAGGCAAAGCCACTTAAAATTGGTATTTTTCAAGATCTTGCGGATCGTCTTTCCGACGACCCAAAAGTTAGTAAAACTCAGCTTCGTGCAGCGTTAAGACAGTACACTTCATCATGGCGTTACCTACACGGTGTTAAGCCTGGTGCAGTACGTGTAGACCTAGATGGCAACCCAGCAGGTGAGCTAGATGAAGAGCACGTAGAACACGCAAAAACTGCACTAGCAGAAAGCAAAGCGAAAGTACAAGCTCGTCGCAAAGAGCAAGGCAAGAAGACTCGTGAAGAAGGTAAAGCAAAAACGGCTAAGCCTGCAGGTAAAAAACCTCAACAAGCACGTCGTCCGCAAGCTAAGTCTGCGCCGAAAGCCGCTAAGCCAGTAGAAACACGTCCACTGAATGCTGATGAAGTAAAAGTTGGTAACGCAGTAAACGTGAACATGGGCAAAGGAAACATGGCTGCTACTATCGTTGAAATCAATAAGGAAGATGTGCGAGTTCAACTCTCTAACGGCCTACAAATGGTTGTGAAAGCGGAGCACTTACGCGCATAA
- the pepN gene encoding aminopeptidase N, translated as MAQAPQAKYRKDYQSPSHTITDIDLTFELHDSATIVTAISQVKQLNESTTLELDGDGLTLKSLLVDQQQWNHFETTDSGLKITELPQQFTLTVVTEIDPQANTALEGLYKSDGAYCTQCEAEGFRRITYFLDRPDVLAKYTTTVIADKAQYPYLLSNGNRVEQGEMTEGRHWVKWHDPHPKPSYLFALVAGDFDVFRDQYQTRSGRNVALEIFVDKGNLDRANHAMVSLINSMKWDEERFGLEYDLDIYMIVAVDFFNMGAMENKGLNVFNSKFVLANDQTATDTDYLGIEAVIGHEYFHNWTGNRVTCRDWFQLSLKEGLTVFRDQEFSSDLGSRAVNRINNVRIIRGPQFAEDASPMSHPIRPEQVIEMNNFYTLTVYEKGSEVIRMYHTLLGEEGFQKGMQLYVERHDGTAATCEDFVKAMEDANGVDLSQFRLWYSQSGTPTLNVETEFDPQAQTYTLTVAQSTEATHDQKEKLPLHIPFDIELYNADGSVLELRCNGEKVSNVLDITQEKQSFVFEGVMEKPVPSLLREFSAPVKLEYDYSDEELTFLMVHARNEFARWDAGQMLLAKYIRSNVEALQSGNDVSLPASVVDAFRGVLLSEELEPAFIAEVLSLPSHNEVSGWYKTVDVDAVAQVLKALKVQLAMELTDELAAIYHSLQQTEYTIDHAAIGKRALRNTALSYLAHTEQGNQLAEQQYQRANNMTDTIAAMSAANQAQLACRETLMADYSQKWKHDGLVMDKWFALQGSNPAENVLDVIKQTMQHEAFSLKNPNRTRSLIGSFLNANPVHFHAIDGSGYRFAGEILRELNSVNPQVASRLIDPLLKLGKYDQTRQGLIKIELEKLRAMDNLAKDLFEKVTKALES; from the coding sequence ATGGCTCAAGCTCCTCAAGCCAAATATCGCAAAGATTATCAGTCTCCCTCTCATACGATTACGGATATTGATCTGACTTTTGAATTACATGATAGCGCGACAATTGTTACCGCGATATCACAAGTTAAACAGCTAAATGAGAGCACAACCTTAGAACTAGACGGTGACGGGTTGACACTAAAGAGCCTGCTTGTTGATCAACAGCAGTGGAATCATTTTGAAACAACCGATAGTGGTTTGAAGATCACTGAGTTACCGCAGCAGTTTACACTAACAGTGGTTACTGAAATTGACCCACAAGCGAATACCGCGCTAGAAGGTTTATATAAATCTGATGGTGCTTATTGTACTCAATGTGAAGCTGAAGGTTTCCGTCGAATTACGTATTTCTTAGACCGACCAGATGTGTTGGCAAAATACACCACCACCGTCATCGCGGATAAAGCGCAATACCCTTATCTATTAAGTAACGGCAACCGCGTTGAACAAGGTGAGATGACCGAAGGTCGCCATTGGGTTAAGTGGCATGATCCACATCCGAAACCTTCTTATCTGTTTGCGTTGGTTGCAGGCGATTTTGATGTGTTTCGAGATCAATACCAAACTCGTTCTGGTCGTAATGTCGCGTTGGAAATTTTTGTCGATAAAGGTAACTTAGATCGTGCAAACCACGCGATGGTTTCACTAATCAATTCGATGAAATGGGACGAAGAGCGTTTCGGCCTGGAATATGACTTAGATATCTACATGATTGTCGCCGTTGATTTTTTCAATATGGGGGCGATGGAAAACAAAGGTCTTAATGTCTTTAACTCTAAGTTTGTACTGGCGAATGATCAGACAGCCACTGACACCGATTATCTTGGCATTGAAGCGGTCATTGGTCATGAGTACTTCCACAACTGGACAGGCAATCGCGTAACTTGTCGTGATTGGTTCCAACTTAGCTTAAAAGAAGGCTTAACCGTGTTCCGCGATCAAGAGTTTTCTTCTGATCTTGGTTCTCGCGCAGTCAACCGTATTAACAACGTGCGTATTATTCGTGGTCCGCAGTTTGCCGAAGATGCCAGCCCGATGTCTCATCCAATTCGTCCAGAACAAGTGATTGAGATGAACAACTTCTACACGCTAACCGTGTATGAAAAGGGCAGTGAAGTTATCCGTATGTATCACACTTTGCTAGGCGAAGAAGGTTTCCAAAAGGGAATGCAGTTATACGTTGAAAGACATGACGGTACGGCGGCGACTTGTGAAGATTTCGTCAAAGCGATGGAAGATGCAAACGGTGTAGATTTGTCTCAGTTCCGACTATGGTACAGCCAGTCAGGTACACCAACGCTTAACGTTGAGACCGAATTTGATCCCCAAGCACAAACTTACACACTGACCGTGGCGCAATCAACAGAAGCCACTCATGATCAAAAAGAGAAGCTGCCACTGCATATTCCATTCGACATTGAGCTATATAATGCAGATGGTAGCGTGCTTGAGTTACGCTGTAACGGTGAAAAAGTTTCGAATGTATTAGATATAACTCAAGAAAAACAAAGCTTTGTGTTTGAAGGAGTGATGGAGAAACCTGTTCCGTCACTACTGAGAGAATTTTCGGCTCCAGTGAAACTTGAGTATGATTACAGCGACGAGGAACTTACATTCCTTATGGTTCATGCTCGCAACGAATTTGCTCGTTGGGATGCGGGTCAAATGTTGTTGGCAAAATATATTCGCAGCAACGTTGAGGCATTACAGTCAGGTAACGATGTTTCTTTACCTGCTTCTGTCGTGGATGCGTTCCGTGGCGTGTTACTAAGTGAAGAACTTGAGCCAGCGTTTATTGCGGAAGTGTTGTCACTACCAAGCCATAATGAAGTTTCAGGTTGGTACAAAACGGTGGACGTTGATGCCGTTGCACAAGTATTAAAAGCGTTGAAAGTACAGTTGGCAATGGAGTTAACCGATGAGCTTGCAGCGATTTACCATAGTTTGCAGCAAACTGAGTACACCATCGATCACGCGGCAATTGGTAAACGTGCTTTACGCAATACTGCATTGTCGTACTTAGCGCATACCGAGCAGGGTAATCAGTTGGCAGAGCAGCAATATCAACGTGCCAATAATATGACCGATACTATCGCAGCGATGTCAGCAGCTAACCAAGCGCAACTTGCTTGTCGTGAAACATTGATGGCGGACTATAGTCAAAAATGGAAACATGATGGATTGGTAATGGATAAGTGGTTTGCACTACAAGGCAGCAACCCAGCAGAAAATGTATTGGATGTTATCAAGCAAACAATGCAACACGAAGCCTTCAGTTTGAAAAATCCAAATCGCACGCGCAGTTTGATTGGATCATTCCTCAATGCAAACCCCGTTCATTTCCATGCGATTGATGGTTCAGGCTATCGATTTGCAGGGGAGATTTTACGTGAACTTAACAGTGTTAATCCACAAGTTGCATCACGTTTGATTGACCCATTGTTGAAACTCGGCAAATATGACCAGACTCGTCAAGGTTTGATTAAAATTGAACTTGAAAAGCTCAGAGCGATGGATAATCTTGCGAAAGACTTGTTCGAGAAAGTGACCAAAGCACTTGAGTCGTAA
- a CDS encoding GAF domain-containing protein, translated as MKQEFYQTLTKQAQALIESEPNLIANLSNISALLNMSLEEINWVGFYLMDGDQLVLGPFQGKPACVRIPVGRGVCGTAVEHNQVQRVHDVHQFEGHIACDAASNSEIVIPFSIDGKVAGVLDIDSPNVGRFDAEDEKGLTILMAEVEKMLNSHAIKA; from the coding sequence ATGAAGCAAGAATTTTATCAAACACTCACCAAACAAGCGCAAGCTCTCATTGAGTCAGAGCCAAACTTAATCGCCAATCTGTCTAACATAAGTGCTTTACTTAATATGTCGCTAGAGGAGATTAACTGGGTGGGTTTCTATTTAATGGACGGTGATCAATTGGTCTTGGGGCCTTTCCAAGGTAAACCCGCTTGTGTGCGTATTCCTGTTGGGCGAGGTGTGTGTGGCACGGCTGTTGAACACAATCAAGTACAGCGAGTGCATGATGTTCATCAATTTGAGGGGCATATTGCTTGCGACGCGGCGAGCAACTCAGAGATAGTGATTCCATTTTCGATTGATGGAAAAGTCGCGGGCGTTTTGGATATCGATAGCCCAAATGTTGGTCGATTTGACGCCGAAGATGAAAAAGGATTGACGATTTTAATGGCAGAAGTGGAAAAGATGCTTAATTCACACGCTATCAAGGCATAA
- the prc gene encoding carboxy terminal-processing peptidase: MKCRLNFSLIAASVMLAATPVKALEAKIELTDLPALEQEAQHRTASKRVTSRFTRSHYKHFSLDDQFSQAIFERYLEMLDFNKNIFTQSDIDNFSKWSTSIDDQLKSGDNQIAFDIYNQSMKRRYERFDYALSLLDQEMSFDVDESIELDRSEAQWPKNEQELNELWRKRVKYDALNLKLTGKDWDEIKDILGKRYNNALKRLSQTNNEDAFQLYMNAFSREVDPHTSYLSPRNADQFQQEMNLSLEGIGAVLQMTDDYTVIRSLVVGGPAAKSKKLGEGDRIISVGQEGEEMVDVIGWRLDDVVQLIKGPKGTTVKLEILPEGKDAKSEVVSIVRDKVRLEDRAVKSEIIEQDGKKIGVLEVPSFYVGLSKDTDKLLAELKEKNVDGIIVDLRNNGGGALTEATSLSGLFITSGPVVQVRDSYGRINVNADTDDKISYDGPMMVLINRYSASASEIFAAAMQDYGRAVVVGENSFGKGTVQQHRSLNHIYDLFDKELGYVQYTIQKFYRIDGGSTQNKGVVPDIAYPTPVDPAETGESVEDNALPWDSIEKADYKQLQRNKELITQLDKQHQARIADDMEFGFIAEDIARYQAEKEDNSLSLNEKERKRISDEADQRRLERINQRQKAEGKESFKTLDDLPKDYEAPDAYLDETVSIMVDMIR; encoded by the coding sequence ATGAAATGCCGTTTAAACTTTTCGCTGATTGCTGCTAGCGTTATGCTAGCGGCAACTCCAGTAAAAGCACTCGAAGCGAAAATCGAATTAACCGATTTACCTGCATTAGAGCAAGAAGCTCAACATAGAACTGCAAGTAAACGTGTCACTTCCCGCTTTACCCGTTCTCATTACAAACATTTCTCCCTCGACGACCAATTTTCGCAAGCGATTTTTGAGCGTTATTTGGAAATGCTTGATTTCAATAAGAATATCTTTACTCAATCTGATATCGATAACTTTTCTAAGTGGTCGACCTCCATTGATGATCAACTAAAGTCTGGCGACAACCAGATCGCCTTTGATATTTACAATCAATCAATGAAGCGTCGTTACGAACGGTTTGACTATGCCTTGTCATTATTAGACCAAGAGATGAGTTTTGACGTTGACGAAAGTATTGAACTTGATCGCAGTGAGGCCCAGTGGCCAAAAAACGAACAAGAACTTAATGAGTTATGGCGTAAGCGTGTTAAGTACGATGCTTTAAATCTCAAATTGACTGGCAAGGACTGGGATGAAATTAAAGACATCCTTGGCAAGCGTTATAACAATGCGCTAAAACGCTTGAGTCAGACCAATAACGAAGACGCATTCCAATTGTACATGAACGCGTTCTCGCGTGAAGTTGACCCGCATACCAGTTATCTTTCGCCAAGAAACGCCGATCAATTCCAACAAGAGATGAATCTATCTTTAGAAGGAATTGGTGCTGTGCTGCAAATGACCGACGATTACACCGTGATTCGTTCTCTTGTTGTTGGTGGCCCAGCCGCTAAGAGCAAAAAGCTCGGCGAAGGTGATCGCATCATTAGCGTTGGGCAAGAAGGCGAGGAGATGGTCGATGTGATTGGCTGGCGCCTTGATGACGTCGTGCAACTCATCAAAGGGCCAAAAGGCACCACGGTTAAGCTGGAAATTTTGCCGGAAGGCAAAGACGCGAAAAGTGAAGTCGTTTCGATTGTCCGCGATAAAGTGCGTTTAGAAGATCGCGCTGTTAAGTCAGAGATTATTGAACAAGATGGTAAGAAAATCGGCGTACTTGAAGTGCCAAGCTTTTACGTTGGTTTGTCTAAAGATACTGACAAACTGCTTGCGGAACTGAAAGAGAAAAACGTCGACGGCATCATTGTTGACCTTCGCAATAATGGTGGTGGTGCGCTAACCGAAGCTACTTCGTTATCTGGCTTGTTTATTACTAGCGGGCCTGTAGTACAAGTACGTGATAGTTATGGTCGTATCAATGTGAACGCTGATACTGACGATAAAATTAGCTACGACGGTCCTATGATGGTGTTGATAAACCGATACAGCGCCTCTGCATCTGAGATTTTTGCTGCTGCAATGCAAGACTATGGTCGTGCCGTAGTGGTGGGTGAAAACTCATTTGGTAAAGGAACTGTTCAGCAACACCGCTCGCTAAACCATATCTATGATTTGTTTGATAAAGAATTAGGGTACGTTCAGTACACTATTCAAAAGTTCTATCGAATAGATGGTGGTAGTACTCAAAACAAAGGTGTGGTTCCAGATATTGCTTATCCGACACCGGTTGATCCGGCGGAAACAGGTGAGAGCGTGGAAGACAATGCTCTGCCTTGGGACAGTATCGAAAAAGCAGACTATAAACAGTTACAGCGTAACAAAGAGCTTATTACGCAGTTAGATAAGCAACATCAAGCGCGCATTGCTGATGACATGGAGTTTGGATTTATCGCTGAGGATATCGCTAGATATCAAGCGGAAAAAGAAGATAACTCTTTGTCTCTAAATGAAAAAGAGCGCAAGCGAATCAGCGATGAAGCGGATCAACGACGTTTAGAACGCATCAACCAGCGCCAAAAAGCGGAAGGAAAAGAGTCATTTAAAACTTTGGATGACCTACCTAAAGATTATGAAGCGCCAGATGCTTATCTTGATGAAACCGTATCAATTATGGTTGATATGATTCGTTAA